From Micromonospora sp. NBC_01699, a single genomic window includes:
- a CDS encoding alpha/beta fold hydrolase, giving the protein MNGGRVPQGYTEQRVQVGDVGINYVRGGRGDPLVLLHGYPQTWYMWRKVLPELARHYTVVAPDLRGAGGSDAPPDGYDKKTLADDVHGLLAQLDLDGDLRVVGHDIGTMVAYAYAAEHGDDVRKLVLTEAPIPDGSLFRIPSLTPDGPGFWNLGFFSLPNGLPEEIVDGREELWVDRFTDSMEVQDGISADDVREYARHLKDSAHLRASFEYFRALPQDIADNSEYTRTKLTMPVLALGARASLGESVPDQVRQYATMVSGDVIEDSGHWIFEEQPAELTDRLLHFLGAPTG; this is encoded by the coding sequence ATGAACGGCGGACGGGTGCCGCAGGGGTACACCGAACAGCGGGTTCAGGTCGGCGACGTCGGCATCAACTACGTACGCGGCGGCCGGGGCGATCCGCTGGTCCTGCTGCACGGCTACCCGCAGACCTGGTACATGTGGCGCAAGGTGCTGCCCGAACTCGCCCGCCACTACACCGTCGTCGCGCCCGACCTGCGCGGCGCCGGGGGCAGCGACGCCCCACCCGACGGGTACGACAAGAAGACGCTCGCCGACGACGTACACGGGCTGCTCGCCCAACTGGACCTGGACGGCGACCTCCGCGTCGTCGGCCACGACATCGGCACGATGGTCGCGTACGCGTACGCCGCCGAGCACGGCGACGACGTACGCAAACTCGTGCTCACCGAGGCGCCCATCCCGGACGGGAGCCTGTTCCGGATCCCGTCCCTCACCCCGGACGGCCCCGGTTTCTGGAACCTCGGCTTCTTCAGCCTGCCCAACGGGCTGCCGGAGGAGATCGTGGACGGCCGGGAGGAACTCTGGGTGGACCGGTTCACCGACTCGATGGAGGTGCAGGACGGCATCTCCGCCGACGACGTCCGCGAGTACGCCCGCCACCTGAAGGACAGCGCCCACCTGCGGGCCAGCTTCGAGTATTTCCGCGCCCTGCCGCAGGACATCGCCGACAACAGCGAGTACACCAGGACGAAGTTGACCATGCCCGTGCTCGCCCTCGGTGCCCGAGCCAGTCTCGGCGAGTCCGTACCGGACCAGGTTCGGCAGTACGCGACCATGGTGAGCGGCGACGTCATCGAGGACTCCGGGCACTGGATCTTCGAGGAGCAGCCGGCCGAACTCACCGACCGGCTGCTGCACTTCCTCGGGGCACCCACCGGCTAG